TTTCGATTCTTATGTCACAGTTGATAATGACCGGGATGTTTTCTATAATCAGCGAATTTCCCTCACCCCGCACGAGCTTTCTGTCGTTCCTAAAGATTGCCCAAGTCCAATCAGTATTCTCGATATTTTCTCTATCACCCCGGATATTTTCCGGCAATAGGATAATTGCCATTCCGTTTTCAGCAATTTGCACAGAGGCTTCGAGCGTCACGTTCGGAACAGCAAGCATAACTGAGAAAAACGCAACAGAAATTATGAGAATTGCTGCCGTCGATATCAGCAGATAGTCCGATATGTCCATATCGCTCAGAAAATGATGTTTTCACGATTACATATAAGTAGTACATACAAACTCGTTTTACAGAGGGGATGAGGTGTTCAGAAAATTTAAAGGAGGAATAAAACTTCCTCACCTAAAGCCTACGGCTGGCTTTACGATCGAAAGAATGAAGCTTCCGTCTCTCGTCGTCGTGCCGTTAAAGCAGCACATAGGGGCGGTGTGCGAACCACTAGTTCAAAAAGGAGAGAAGGTTAAAACTGGACAGAAAATTGGGGATTCCCATGCGAATCTTTCTGCTCCAGTTCATTCGCCGATTTCGGGAGTCGTCAAAGAGGTCAGGATGCATCCGATTCCAACCGGAGAAGAGGTTCCGAGCATATTCATCGAAAGCGATGGTGTTGATGAATGGGTAGAAACTTCCGGAATCGATCCGGAGAAAGCCGGAAGGGAGGAAATACTTTCGAAAATAAGAGAAGCTGGAATTGTTGGGCTCGGAGGGGCGGCGTTTCCTACTCACGTGAAACTGAACCCCCCAAAGAAGGTTGATACTCTCATAATCAACGGCTGCGAGGGAGAACCTTTCATCACAGCCGATCACCGTCTGATGCTCGAGTATCCAGAGCGGATTATGCGGGGTGTGGAGATAATGATGAAAGTTTGCGGAGCCGAAAGAGCAATCATCGCAATCGAGGAGGACAAGAGAGACGCCGAACAACAGCTGAAAAAATTTGAAACAGAACGAATAAAAATCGCGGTGTTACCATCTAGATATCCACAAGGTGATGAGAGACATCTAATCAAAGCATTACTCAGAAGAGAGGTTCCAGCTGGCGGTCTTCCTTTTGACGTTGGAGTGGTGGTTCAAAATGTGGCTACAGCGAAGGCAGTGGCTGATGCTATTCTAGACGGAAAACCTCTGATTGAGCGGATAGTGACAGTCACCGGCGCAGTCCGATTACCGAAAAATCTCTTGGTCAGAATTGGAACCCTTTTTTCTGCTCTCATTGAAGAATGCGGCGGACCAGCCAGAGAATATGACAAGATAGTTGCCGGAGGTCCCATGATGGGTTTTGCACAGTGGTGCGATATACCAGTCATAAAGGGAACTAACTGCGTTCTGCTCATGAAATCCGTAGAAGATGAAGAGAGAGATTGTATAAGATGCGGAAGGTGTGTGGATGTTTGCCCGATGGGGCTTGAACCAACCATGCTCGCTTCTTTTTCCAAGAAAAAAATGTTTGACAAATGTCTGGAATATCGGGTGACCAGTTGTGATGAATGTGGATGCTGTGCCTATGTCTGTCCCTCAAAAATCCCCCTCGTGCAATATATCAAGCTAGCAAAAGATGCACTGAGGAGATCCGCATGAACAAGCTGGTTGTTTCTCCAAGTCCTCACATAAAAGATTCCATAACAGTAGAGGAGATAATGTATTCCGTCATTATCGCGCTCGTTCCGGCGGTCGTGGCTGGGGCATACTTTTTCGGGATCGAAATTCTAGCCGTGATAGCTGTATCAATTCTGACGGCCGTGGTTACCGAATACGTCGCAATGAAGCTAATGAAAAGAAAATTCAGAAATGACGGGAGCGCGATTCTCACAGGTTTGTTGCTCGCTCTCACACTTCCACCCACGGTTCCTCTCTGGATACCAGCTGTAGGGGCATTTTTCGCCATAGCGATTGTGAAATGTGCATTCGGAGGACTCGGGCACAACATCTTTAATCCTGCATTGGCTGGAAGAATCTTTCTTGCCCTTTCTTGGCCATCTCTGATGAGAAAATGGCCCGAGTGGGTGGGTCCTGACGGAATAACCACGGCTACCCCACTTCAATTATGGAAGTTTCAAAACACTCTCACTCCCTATTTCAAACTTTTCATCGGAAATGTTGGCGGATGCATAGGTGAGACTTCCGCTCTGGCATTGCTCATAGGCGGCCTCTTTCTGATTTCCAGAAAATACATAGACTGGAAGATTCCAGTCTCTTTCATAGGAACCGTTGGGCTCCTGATGTTTCTGCTCGGTCAGGATCCGATCTTCCACATACTGGCGGGAGGACTTTTCCTTGGAGCATTTTTCATGGCAACGGACTATGTGACCACTCCATTGACCGGGAAGGGTAGAGTGATCTTTGGTGTCGGGGCTGGAATTCTGGTTGTCATTTTCCGAATGTATAGTGGGATGACTGAAGGTGTGGCGTTCTCGATTCTCATCATGAACGCCTTTACACCTTTGATAGATAAGGTCATCAAACCCAAGGTTTATGGAACCACAAAGGTGAAAACATGAATACCAGAGAGATCATGGTTTTGACCATAATCTGCATAATTTCCGGTTTCTGCCTTTTTGCAGTCCACAATCTCGTGAAGGAAAGGATAGAAAAAACTGAAAACACTGAAATGATCAGACTTTTGTCCGAAATTTTTCCCTCCTCGGAATTCGCAGAAGAAAACGGGATATATCTCGCGCGGAGCAAAGAAAATGGAGAATTGGAGGGATACATAGCGATGGCAGAAGGGAAGGGATATGGTGGTAGCATCTCGTTAATGATTGGAATCCACAAAGATGGGACTATCAAAAAGGTCAAAATCCTAAAACAGAGCGAGACTCCAGGGCTCGGGGCAAGGATAACGGAAGAAAACTTTCTTGCTCAATTTGAGGGGAAAAGCGTCGATGAGGTAATGCTCAAGAGAGATGGTGGAACAATAGACGCAATAAGCGGGGCTACCATAAGCTCGCGGGCAGTCGTGGAAGCTGTCAGAGAGAAGATGCTCGAACTGGCTTATCTTTGGGGGTCCGCGGGATGAAGGAGTTCACAAAGGGGATTTTGAAAAGAAATCCGATATTTTACCTCATGCTTGGTCTATGTCCTACGCTTGCGATTACGACAGCTGTCGAAAACGCCTTGATAATGTCCGCCGCATTCCTTTTCGTGATGATCCCGTCGGCCGCGATAATCTCGATGGTTAGAAGGTGGATCCCAAGAAATGTGAGAATCCCATCTTTCATTGTCATAATTGCAACCTTCACAACCATCATCGACCTCCTCATCCACGGCTTCCTGCCCAGATTTTACGAAGTTTTGGGAATATTCATCCCACTCATCGTCGTGAACTGCATAGTTATGGGGAGAGTAGAAGCATTTGCCTCGAAAAATCCGGTTAGAGAATCAATACTTGATGCTGCTGGCATGGGGATCGGATTTTCGGCCGCCATTGTCGTCGTTTCTATAATAAGAGAATTGCTCGGAAGAGGTTATGTAGAGATCTTCGGATATACGGTGATTCCCTCTTTTACCCGGTCGCCAATCGGAGTGATGATTCTTCCGCCAGGAGCTTTTCTCACGATCGGGATAATCATAGCGATTTTCAAGAAGAAGGGGTTGCTTAAAGGGGTGTGATGCTTGGAGAACCTGCTCGCCATAGCAGTCGGAATGATACTCGTCAATAACATCGTGCTCACGAGATTTCTCGGTCTCTGTTCGTTCTTCGGGGTTTCGAGAAGAATAAGAGATGCGCTCGGAATGGGGATCGCCGTGACTTTCGTGATGACATGCTCCGCTGCGATCACTTGGTTTGTGTACGAATATCTGCTTGTGCCTGCAGGTATTCAGTACATGAGAATAGTAGTGTTCATTCTAGTTATAGCCAGTTTCGTTCAGATGGTTGAAGTGATAGTGAGGAAAAAAGCTCCCAGTCTCTATAGAGCGATGGGCATATATTTACCCCTCATTACAACAAACTGCGCGATTCTTGGTGTAGTTCTCATCAACACGGAGGTTGAAAGATATTCTTTCGTTGCGTCCACCGTTAGCGGTTTTTCTGCCGGCATAGGTTACGCTCTCGCGATCCTACTAATGGCCGGAATAAAAGAAAGGCTTGAAATCGCAGAAATACCCGAATCATTCAGAGAATCTCCAATCGGCTTCATAATCGCTGCCCTTCTCGCTATGGTCTTCATGGGGTTTGGAGGGATGGTGTGAAAAAATGATTGAAGCTCTCATCTTGGGTGGGCTTGGATTTTCATTTGGAGTAGTTCTGGTCTACCTTGCCAGAAAATTCGAGGTGAAGGTTGATGAAAGACTGGAGAAAATAGTCGAACTTCTCCCCGGAAAAAACTGTGGGACATGCGGTTTCGCAAATTGTGAAGAGATGGCCTCCGCTTCGCTAAAAGATCCAACATATTTGGAAAGATGTAGAGTTCTGGAACCGGATAACAGACGAAAAATCGAAGAAATTTTGGGGGTCAGCCTGCAAGATATTTCTAAGAAAATCGCAATTGTAGCATGTACTTTCCAAACTGAAAACAAGTTTAAATATGTCGGAGTTCAGACATGCGCGGCTGCTGTGCTTGTTTCAAGCGGTTTCAAAAAATGTAAGTATGCCTGTCTGGGTTTAGGGGACTGTGTCAGAGTCTGTCCTTTTGATGCGATATCAATCTCCGAGGGTGAGGTCAAAATAGATAAAAACAAATGTGTTGGATGTGGTCTCTGCGTACAAACCTGTCCGAAGAACGTAATTAATCTCGTAAATGCGGGTGCGTACGTATTTGTTTCGTGCAGCTCTAGAGACAACGCAAAAACTGTTGTCGGCGTGTGCAAGAATGGATGTATTGGATGCGGCCTATGCGCAAAGGCCTGTCCCGTCGGGGCGATAAAAATCGAAAACAACCTCGCGATCATAGATTATTCTATCTGTACTGGATGCGGAAAGTGCGCTGAAGTTTGTCCTAGAAAAGTAATCTTCAAACTACGGACCAATTAACTTTGAGGATTTCTCCGGAAGATGAGACGATCAAGGCGCTCAGACCGAGATTTCTGATTAGCTCCGCTCCATTTTCAGGACCCATCACGAAAACCGCTGTGCTCAGAGCATCTGCATCTAGGCATGTTGAAGCAATGACGGTGACGCTCATCGACAAATCTGCGGGATACCCAGTTCTAGGATCCACGATGTGATGAATTCTCTTTCCGCTTAAAAAGAAAAATCTTTGATAGTCTCCGGAAGTTGCCACAGCTGCGTTCTCGATCTCCAAGATTTCTACGAGCTTTGTTGGATTTCTCGGGTCCTGAACTCCTATTTTCCAGCGCTCTGTTCCCTTTCTCCCGAATGCCCTCATGTCTCCGCCTATGTCGACGAGGAAGTTTTCGACTCCGTAAGATGATAAAACCTCACAAGCTCTGTCAACCGCGTACCCCTTTGCTATTCCGCCGAGGGTAACTTTCATTCCTTCTTTCGCTAATTTTCCGGCATTTTCCGTAAGAAGAACAGCTGACCAGTCGACGAATTTTAAAACGTTTTCCAACTCATCTTGGCTAGGCATTCGTCCCGTTTCCCTCGTCTTTTTCATCCAAAGATCTACCAACGGCTTCACGGTTATGTCAAAACAACCGCCCGAAATCTTCGAATACTCTTTCGCTTTGCTTAGCACAAAAATCGTTTCTTGTGAGAGCGAAACCCAGTCGCCAGAGTTGTTGAGCGAATAAATCTCACTTTTTGGGTCGAATTCAGACATCAGAGAATCAATTCTCGAAATTTCGCGGAAGGCGGCGTCAACTGCTATCCTCGCGAGCTTCAAATTTTCATGGCAAACTGTTATCGTCGCATACGTGTCCATAATCAGTCTGGTCTCGCGAAGAATGTTTCCGGAGATTTCCGTTCGCTCCCCATAAATGTAGGCGACTGCAAGCAGAGAAATCGAAAAAATAAGCATGATGGCCAGACCCTGCAGAATTTTTTTATAAAAAACTGGTAGTCTGGGTTGTGAGACCGAAACCAAGGAAAACAAAGCGATTATCGAATGCATGGTAAGCACTGAGGCCGCGAGGCCGGTCACGCCGTAAAGATTTCCAAAAACAATCGCTGTGCCCAGCCAGACAGCAAGTCCAGCAATCTGTGACAGGAAAATCAGTTGAGGTCTTTTTCTACCATATAGTTCCGAGAACATGATGGCGGAAAGTGATGATGGAAATATTGCAAGTCCGGCTATCTGACATGCCTTCACACCTTCCTGAAAGCTTGGGAAAACTTGCCGAACCAAGAGGGGAGATAACACAAAAACGATCAACGACAGAATTGCTGATAGAAGCAGTCCTTTTCTTTCAATTTTTCTAGTGTCTTCGCCGTTCGATTTCTTTGGAAGAAGATAAAAGAAGAAAATTTGGGAGACCACGGAAAACAAAACAAATATCCTATAAGCAAGTTGATAAACTGCAAGCGTGGACATCCCGAAGAGCATGCCTACTATAATTTTGTCGACGAACTGCATCGAGCCCGAAACAACATTTGAACCGAGAGCTCCAGCAGAAAAGGTTATCTCCTCCTTTGTTGGACTCTGCTTGGAAATTCTGAGAGAAAAAAGCGGGATCGAGAAAATGAGATGAGCCAGAGCAAATCCGAGAAGTATGTAGATCACTAGTCCGGAAAATCTGTACAGCAGAAAACCGAGAAATATGGATAAGGATTTTGAACCAAGCCACATCCACATATAACGGCCGTAGTCCTCTCTAGCAAGTTCGCGATGAACAGCGAGTGAAAAAAGGGAAAATCCGAGAGCCGAAATTCCAACTATCCAGTGAACAAAGAGAGAAAGTGCGATGGCAATCCACACACTCGTGGCTAAAACTATCAGAAAGAACTTGGAAACTGTTTCTCCTTTCTTTCCAAACACAACGATGGTTTTTTCGAAACCGAGAAGGCAGAAAATTGAAGCAAACATCCCGATCGAGAAAAGCCAGCTCAGATATCCATATGCGTTAGGGTGTATGAGAGTTGCGAGAGAAATCCAGAACAGAGCACCCAAAAGCGACGCACCCAACTGGCCCGCAGTCACGTTAAGCAGACCTTCGGTCTTTGGCTGGTCCTCCATCGGTTCTACTCTCTGTTCGAGAGACCAAATAACCCAAACGGATATTGGATTTTTATAAGAAGCTAAAAGAAAGAAATTCTCGATGCTGGGAGTTGGAATAATCGGATGCGGCGCTCTCGGTAGCATCTTGGCAAAAGAGATAGACATAGAAGAGGCGGGAGAAGTGAGACTAGTCGGGGTTCTTGACAAAAAGATGGAAGCTGCAGAAAAACTCTCGAAAACACTTAGAAAAAAACCGAAAATCTTCAAAACTATTGAAGAGATGCTCGCGGACAAGGAAATAGACATTGTGGTAGAAACCGCTTCGCAGGAGGCTGTCAAACAGTACTCCGAAAAGATATTGAAAGCCGGAAAAGATTTGGTGATTTTAAGTGTTGGAGCGCTGGCCGACAAAAAACTTCTTTCCTCGCTCATAAAGATCGCAAAAAAGACTGGAAAGAAGATATACGTTCCGTCGGGGGCGATCTTAGGAGTCGATGGGATAAAAGCAATAAGCATACGAGAAGTTGACGAGGTACTGATAATCACGAGAAAACCGCCCAGAGCGCTCAGCTATAGCGAGTATGTCAAAAGAAAAAGAATTGATCTAAAAAAGATGAGGCATCCGAAGGTCATTTTTGAGGGACCAGCCAAGGAGGCCGTAAAATTCTTTCCAGCGAGTGTAAATGTGGCCGCAACGGTGAGTCTGGCTGGTGTCGGATTTGACAAAACCAAAGTGAAAATAATCGTGGACCCAACCCTGAAGAGAAACATACACGAAATACACATTAGGGGGGTTGCTGGCGAATATTCCATAATCGCCAAAAATTTACCTACGGCCGAGTCAGCCAAGACAAGCATGCTGGCAGCCCTCTCCACTGTGAGGCTTCTCAAGAGCTTGCAAGAGCCTCTCAAGATTGGTGAGTGATAATGGATAGAAAACTCATCAGACAAATGCTGAAAGAAGACGTCGGAAAAGGGGACATAACCTCAGAAATTCTCATTGGCAGGAAAGTTAGAGCAAAAGGAAAAATAATCACAAAACAAGACGGCGTGTTGGCCGGAGCAGAAGAAGCTTCTAGAATTTTTGCGGAAGTCGGTGTAAAATCGAAGATTCTGAGGAAAGATGGAGAGGAAATAAAGAAAGGCGATGTTGTAATGGAAGTCGAAGGACCAGCTAGGAAAATCCTCATGGCAGAAAGAATGGCCCTGAACGTGCTCATGCGAATGAGTGGTATAGCTACTGCAACAAAAAAGCTACTTGAACTTGCGAGAAGAAAAAATCCAAATATCATAATCGCTGCAACGAGAAAAACTGCCCCACTTTTGCTCGGGCTGGACAAAAAAGCTGTAATGATCGGTGGAGGAAGTACCCACAGGAAAAACCTAAGTGAAATGATTTTAATAAAGGATAATCACCTAAAGCTCGTCGGATCCGTTGAACTGGCTGTAAGGAAAGCAAAAGAGGCCGGCAAAACTCCTGTCGAAGTTGAGGTAACAAATATCGAGGATGCCGTCAAAGCGGCAGAAGCGGGAGCAGACATAATTCTGCTCGATAACATGAGCGTCGAAGAAGTGAAAGAAGTCACAAAACTCTTGAAGAGAAAAGGTTTGAGAGAAAAGGTCAAGCTAGAGGTTTCTGGTGGAATAGGCCCGGAGAATATATCTGACTATGCTGCAACTGGAGTCGACGTAATTTCCTCAAGTTACATGACGATGAAAGCTCCGGCGATTGACATGAGTTTGGAGATAGAGTAAAAACCCTAGATATCAACGACCACTGCGGTGTTCGTGTCGACTATCCCTGCTATTTTGTGTATTTTCTCAATTATCACGCTGCTGAGGGTGTTCATATCCTTCGCTTCAACAAAGGCGATTATATCGTATGGCCCTGTGACCACGTGAACCGATTTCACGCCCTCGATTTTCGTTAACGCCTTGGCCACTTTCTTCACTTTTCCAATCGCTGCCGTTATCAAAATGTACGCCTCAGTCATTTTCTCTTTCGTCATTCTTTCCCACCTCCGTTCCATTATTTATTCGCACGTTAAATAAAAGCGATTAGGTGGCCGGCCGAACCTCAAGCTTGATGCCTAAGACCAGCTCCGCGGCGCGCACAACAAGACCATTTTGACCAACAGCACGGCCGATCTTGTCTTTCGGGACATAAACGATTAATCCCTTATCTGTCTCCTCAACTCTTTCGATGGGAACATCGAGCATCGTCTTCAATTTTTGCAAAGTTTGTTCGTCCATTTTTGGCCTTAAAGAATTCTCAGCAATTTTTAAAAGGATTGCTTGCTTTCGGTCAATGCCGAAAAGCATGCCACTCTTGTCTTTACTTGACTTGGAGGGGAAATTTAGATTATACGCCTCGTATATTCAATTTACAGATGCACGAATGGGCTATCGCTGAAGGAATAGTCGCAACAGTCTTGAAGAGCTCTGGAGGAAAAAAAGTCAAAAAAGTAAAACTTCGAGTCGGTGAACTGCAACAAATAGATTTAGAAATCTTGGAATTCGCCGTTAAAGAAATTTCCAAGATCGAACAGGGAAAAGAAATAGCTGAAATCGACGTTGAGATCGAGAGAACAGAGTTTGAGTGCCACGAATGTCACAAAAGATGGCGCCTGCACCTTTCACGTTCGAATACAGAAATTGCGGAACTCGTACACTTCTTGCCTGAGAGCTCAAAGATTCACTTAAGATGTCCGCACTGTGGTTCGTCAGACTTTGAAATCTCCGGAGGTAGGGGAGTTTGTATAGAATCCTTCGTGATCCAAGAATAGAAGCGGCAAAACGCATGATGTCTAGAGTAAAACGAATACTCTGTTTCGCCAGCGGAAAGGGGGGTGTGGGCAAAAGTGTGCTTTCATCAGCTTCTGCTCTGCTCCTTTCTTCGTCTGGGAGAAAAACAGGCTTGTTAGATCTGGACTTCCACGGGCCATCTGCACACACCATTCTCGGAGCGAGAGTTGGATTCGGAGAGAATAGAGGAATAATACCACACGAGTTCAACGGAATAAAAATAATGTCTATTGTTCCGTTTGCCGGACGAAAACCGATCTTGTGGAGAGGGAGCGACATCTCTCAGTCCATCTTAGAGCTCTTGGCAATAACGAGATGGGGGGAACTTGACTTTTTGGTGATTGACATGCCCCCTGGAACTGGTGAGGAGATTCTCGAAACCAGCAAAATTCTTGAGAGGGGGGAGTTTGTAATCGTGACTACTCCTTCTCTTCTTTCGATCGAAACTGTCAAGAGGTTGATTCTCGCTCTTAAAGAACTCGAAGTGGAAATCTCCGGAGTTATAGAAAACATGGGGGATGGCAATAAGGCCAAAAAACTCTCCAAGGAATACAAAATCAGGTTTCTTGGCAATGTGAGATATGATGAAAATCTGGAAAAAGCAATTGGAAAACCAAACAAACTTTTGAAAACCAAAATATCGAAAGACCTTCAAAAGATACTGCAAATCCTATAGAAAAGAACTTTTTAGAAATCCAAACGGAGAGAAAACCAAGATTTTTCGGCATGATTCTGCAGAATCTGCAGGATACCTTTAACATGCGCGGCTCCAACAACACACACGACTTTCTTATCGGAGTTTAGAAGAGGAAGCAGTCTATTTGCCATTATGACATTCCGCTGTTCAACTAATATTTTGTACGTGAACGGAAAGAACTTTCTAAAATCCGACAAAAGCTTTTCCACCGTTTCCTCCTCCGTGAGATCGCTGATTTTCTTCTCGAAAGGCATGAAAAGAGAAAAAAGTATTTGAAGACCCATCAGAAACTTTTCCCTAAGCGGAATCCCCATCAGCTGTCGAATTGTTATCTCCATATCCTGATCGATCAGCATGATCAGAGCTCCCACTTTTCTAGCTTCCTCAATCGCTGTCAGCATTTCTTCTCCAATTGGTGAGCCCGTCAATTTTGCTAACCTTTCTTGAAAGATGTAAATTAAACGGATAAGAATAGACGAATTCTGAGTCTTCCAAGTTCCGTAGGTTAGAGCATGATAGCGCGCTGGACAGAGTTCCAAACAGACAACCTCTGGTTTTTCTTTCGCTATCAATTCCCTAACTTCTCTCACGCTTTCTGGTAAAACATGTCCCACACCCAAGATTATGAAGCCATCTCTGACTTTTTTCAACACTGCCGTTCACCAACTTTGTAAATCAGAAGAAGATCTTTTCCAACTTTTTCTATACCAGTTAGTTTGAGCTTTATTCCCTTCTTGACGAGCGGAATTCCTTCACCTTCAACAAGCGTTTTGGCTCTTTCTCCTCCAACGATCACAGGAGCGATCGATATCCTTATCTCGTCCACCAAGCCATGCTTGAGCATCTCCCAATTAAGAGTGGGTCCTCCTTCCAGAAGTATCTTTTTCACACCAAGCTCTGAAAGTTTCTCTAAAAGCTTTCTCAGATCTACTTTCGCTCCATCAAAGATCCAGACATCCACTCCGGTTTTCCTTATGCTCTCGACCTTTCTTCTGTTCGCCTCCGAGGAGACTGCAACTATCGTTTTCGGATCTCCCCGGAGAACTTTTGCAGAAAGTGGTATTCTCGCCTTACCATCGACCACTACTCTGATCGGGTTTTTGCCTTTCACTCTTCTAACCGTCAGAGAGGGATCGTCGGAGAGAATCGTTCCCGCTCCAACCATTACGGCATCAACCTCCGATCTGAGCTTGTGAAGTCTGTCCAAGTCCTCCTCGCAAGATATTCTACTGTCTCCACCGACGGTGACAACTTTTCCGTCGACTGTAACGGCTGCGTTCATTATAAC
This window of the Candidatus Hadarchaeales archaeon genome carries:
- a CDS encoding P-loop NTPase, which codes for MYRILRDPRIEAAKRMMSRVKRILCFASGKGGVGKSVLSSASALLLSSSGRKTGLLDLDFHGPSAHTILGARVGFGENRGIIPHEFNGIKIMSIVPFAGRKPILWRGSDISQSILELLAITRWGELDFLVIDMPPGTGEEILETSKILERGEFVIVTTPSLLSIETVKRLILALKELEVEISGVIENMGDGNKAKKLSKEYKIRFLGNVRYDENLEKAIGKPNKLLKTKISKDLQKILQIL
- a CDS encoding TraB/GumN family protein; this translates as MKKVRDGFIILGVGHVLPESVREVRELIAKEKPEVVCLELCPARYHALTYGTWKTQNSSILIRLIYIFQERLAKLTGSPIGEEMLTAIEEARKVGALIMLIDQDMEITIRQLMGIPLREKFLMGLQILFSLFMPFEKKISDLTEEETVEKLLSDFRKFFPFTYKILVEQRNVIMANRLLPLLNSDKKVVCVVGAAHVKGILQILQNHAEKSWFSLRLDF
- a CDS encoding 2,5-diamino-6-(ribosylamino)-4(3H)-pyrimidinone 5'-phosphate reductase, which produces MKKPYVIMNAAVTVDGKVVTVGGDSRISCEEDLDRLHKLRSEVDAVMVGAGTILSDDPSLTVRRVKGKNPIRVVVDGKARIPLSAKVLRGDPKTIVAVSSEANRRKVESIRKTGVDVWIFDGAKVDLRKLLEKLSELGVKKILLEGGPTLNWEMLKHGLVDEIRISIAPVIVGGERAKTLVEGEGIPLVKKGIKLKLTGIEKVGKDLLLIYKVGERQC